Proteins from one Rosa chinensis cultivar Old Blush chromosome 7, RchiOBHm-V2, whole genome shotgun sequence genomic window:
- the LOC112179448 gene encoding nuclear/nucleolar GTPase 2 translates to MTKKTERKVNVSGRPKHSLDANRTDGKNKEQRSAATVRRLKMYKVRPKRDRKGKFISNEFQSKELPNTRIQPDRRWFGNTRVVGQKELQVFRDELENHMSNRYNVILKEKKLPMSLLNDHKKQSRVHLLEREPFSDAFGPKTKRKRPKLLAANYESLAKKADGSQDVFEQKHDDIAAEAGEADGFRDLVRHSMFEKGQSKRIWGELYKVVDSSDVVVQVLDARDPQGTRCYHLEKHLKEHCKHKHLILLLNKCDLVPAWATKGWLKVLSAEFPTLAFHASINKSFGKGSLLSVLRQFSRLKSDKQAISVGFVGYPNVGKSSVINTLRTKNVCKVAPIPGETKVWQYITLTKRIFLIDCPGVVYQTNDSETDIVLKGVVRVTNLQDASEHIGEVLKRVKKEHLQRAYKIKDWEDDNDFLVQLCKSSGKLLKGGEPDLMTAAKMILHDWQRGKIPFFVPPPQRELPSEEHPANEVENDTLIDNNQASAFRAIANVMSSQQQMNVPVQRDLYNENELKESKTENLPEHDVEAEASEKSKDSDSETSEKSEDLEDEVSEQSSDAEDETSE, encoded by the exons ATGACGAAGAAGACTGAGAGGAAAGTGAACGTTTCCGGGAGGCCGAAGCACTCCCTGGACGCGAACCGCACGGATGGGAAGAACAAAGAGCAGCGAAGTGCGGCCACCGTGCGCCGCCTCAAGATGTACAAGGTGAGGCCCAAGCGTGACCGCAAGGGCAAGTTCATCAGCAACGAATTCCAGTCCAAGGAGTTGCCCAACACTCGAATCCAACCCGATCGCCGCTGGTTCGGGAATACTAGGGTCGTGGGCCAGAAGGAGCTTCAAGTCTTTCGTGACGAGCTCGAGAATCACATGTCTAATAGATACAATGTGATTTTGAAGGAGAAGAAATTGCCCATGTCTCTTCTTAATGACCATAAGAAG CAATCCAGAGTTCATCTGCTTGAGAGAGAGCCGTTTTCCGATGCATTTGGACCTAAGACAAAGAGGAAGCGTCCAAAACTCTTGGCAGCTAATTACGAGTCCCTAGCTAAGAAAGCCGATGGTTCTCAGG ATGTGTTTGAGCAGAAGCACGATGACATTGCTGCAGAAGCAGGCGAAGCGGACGGCTTTAGGGACTTGGTTCGCCATTCAATGTTTGAGAAGGGACAGAGTAAACGTATTTGGGGCGAGCTCTACAAAGTGGTAGACTCCTCAGATGTTGTTGTCCAG GTTTTGGATGCAAGGGATCCGCAAGGTACAAGATGTTACCACTTAGAGAAGCATTTGAAAGAGCATTGCAAACATAAACACTTGATTCTCTTGTTAAACAAG TGTGATTTGGTTCCCGCGTGGGCAACAAAAGGTTGGCTAAAAGTATTGTCGGCGGAGTTTCCAACTCTTGCATTTCATGCTAGCATCAACAAGTCATTTGGCAAG GGTTCCCTTCTATCAGTGTTGAGGCAATTTTCCCGATTAAAAAGTGACAAGCAAGCAATTTCTGTGGGATTCGTTGGGTATCCCAATGTTGGAAAGTCATCTGTTATCAACACACTGCGAACAAAAAAT GTTTGCAAGGTTGCTCCTATTCCAGGGGAAACGAAAGTGTGGCAATATATAACACTCACAAAGAGGATCTTCTTGATTGACTGCCCCGGAGTTGTCTATCAAACCAACGACTCTGAAACAGATATTGTACTGAAGGGCGTG GTACGCGTCACAAACTTGCAGGATGCTTCAGAACACATAGGCGAAGTTTTGAAACGAGTTAAGAAAGAGCACTTGCAAAGAGCATATAAGATAAAAGACTG GGAGGATGATAATGACTTTCTAGTTCAGCTATGCAAATCATCCGGAAAGCTTTTGAAG GGTGGGGAACCTGACCTGATGACAGCGGCAAAGATGATCCTCCATGATTGGCAGAGGGGTAAGATACCATTTTTTGTGCCTCCTCCACAAAGAGAATTGCCATCAGAGGAGCATCCTGCCAATGAAGTAGAAAACGATACACTAATAGATAATAATCAAGCATCAGCATTTAGAGCCATTGCAAATGTTATGTCATCCCAGCAGCAAATGAATGTCCCGGTTCAAAGGGATCTTTATAACGAAAATGAGTTGAAGGAATCTAAGACGGAGAACCTTCCTGAACATGATGTTGAGGCCGAGGCATCTGAGAAGTCTAAGGATTCAGATAGTGAGACTTCTGAGAAGTCTGAGGACTTGGAGGATGAGGTGTCTGAGCAGTCTTCTGATGCAGAGGATGAGACGTCCGAGTAG